Proteins encoded within one genomic window of Camelina sativa cultivar DH55 chromosome 19, Cs, whole genome shotgun sequence:
- the LOC104765429 gene encoding nuclear pore complex protein NUP50B-like, whose amino-acid sequence MGDSENAQQPSKKRAALKELSRDNPGLDDDDDDDDDEDTCALASGTFKTASEEVLTTRKNFRAKRRDPSATAAAPLASNPFAGIRLVPFTAPVPSTTAEETNKPLSGLDSTPSEGKQETQDGGRCDATNDDEKSEAVNTGDGGEADTKIEDETETTTEIDVAAGEKTETAKDDNGNSDAVDKDSGGNQTEKEGNEDTEKNGDSGGLSSFHQHSSSKNAFTGLASTSFSASSFSFGLVPQQGSTVSVTEQSPFSFGLSNNGISSLFGASRSASIVTKSTETTTAFPSKQDVSVETGEENEKAAFTAGSVMFEYLEGGWKERGKGELKVSVSTTDNGNARLVMRSKGNYRLILNASLYPEMKLANMDKKGITFACVNSINEAEKGLSTFALKFKDPTVVEEFRAVIEKHKESKPSVVEAAAPLKTPENSPRAEDT is encoded by the coding sequence ATGGGGGACTCGGAAAACGCTCAGCAGCCTTCTAAAAAGAGAGCTGCTTTGAAAGAGCTTTCTCGTGACAATCCTGgccttgatgatgatgatgatgatgatgatgatgaagacacTTGTGCACTCGCGAGTGGTACTTTCAAGACTGCAAGTGAGGAGGTTTTGACTACCAGAAAAAATTTCAGAGCTAAGCGCAGAGATCCATCTGCAACAGCAGCAGCACCACTAGCATCCAATCCCTTTGCTGGAATTCGTTTGGTCCCTTTTACTGCTCCTGTTCCTTCTACTACTGCTGAAGAAACGAACAAGCCTCTGTCTGGGTTAGATTCGACTCCATCTGAGGGAAAACAAGAGACACAGGATGGTGGAAGATGTGATGCAACCAATGATGACGAGAAGAGTGAGGCAGTTAATACTGGAGATGGTGGTGAAGCTGATACCAAGATTGAAGACGAGACAGAAACAACGACAGAAATTGATGTTGCTGCTGGGGAAAAGACTGAAACGGCTAAAGATGACAACGGCAATAGTGACGCTGTTGACAAGGATTCAGGTGGTAATCAGACCGAGAAAGAAGGAAATGAAGACACAGAGAAGAATGGAGATAGTGGAGGCTTGAGTTCTTTCCACCAGCACTCGAGTAGCAAAAACGCATTCACAGGACTTGCTAGTACAAGtttctctgcttcttcattcTCGTTTGGTTTGGTTCCACAGCAAGGTTCGACCGTGTCTGTGACTGAACAGTCACCCTTCAGTTTTGGCCTGTCAAACAATGGAATCTCTTCCCTGTTTGGTGCATCCCGCTCTGCTTCCATTGTCACGAAGAGCACAGAAACTACTACAGCCTTCCCTTCAAAGCAAGATGTTTCAGTGGAGACAGGAGAAGAGAACGAAAAAGCGGCCTTCACAGCTGGTTCAGTAATGTTTGAATATCTTGAGGGAGGATGGAAAGAGCGTGGGAAAGGAGAACTCAAGGTAAGCGTATCCACGACTGATAACGGAAATGCCAGGTTGGTAATGAGATCCAAAGGAAACTATAGGTTGATCCTGAACGCAAGTCTTTACCCTGAAATGAAATTGGCGAACATGGACAAGAAAGGAATCACATTTGCTTGTGTGAATAGTATAAATGAAGCCGAGAAAGGTCTCTCCACATTCGCACTCAAGTTCAAGGACCCAACGGTAGTGGAAGAGTTCCGAGCAGTTATCGAGAAACATAAAGAAAGTAAACCTTCCGTTGTAGAAGCAGCAGCTCCTTTAAAGACACCTGAGAACTCACCGAGGGCTGAAGATACTTGA